One genomic segment of Theobroma cacao cultivar B97-61/B2 chromosome 6, Criollo_cocoa_genome_V2, whole genome shotgun sequence includes these proteins:
- the LOC18596993 gene encoding G-type lectin S-receptor-like serine/threonine-protein kinase At1g11300, translated as MEDKQFSYGGSGTLPLALLLLSCFCLQFGSGVDSTITSSKSIKDPEAIISDRGVFRLGFFSLANSTNRYVGIWYNRISVQTVIWVANKNKPLRDSSGILTIFEDGNLVLLNGKKQILWSSNVTNPISNASAQLLDSGNLVLLGSTSRTIMWESFNHRSNTLVQNAKLRTDIRPGEKLRITSWKSPSDPSDGNFSAGIDPLNIPEAFIWNNNRPYWRSGPWNGQVFIGVPQMYSVYLDGFSLIDDKQGSIYITFAFANLSLSYILLDSQGNLALRAWDDKQGDWVTFWSLPETECDVYGQCGAFGSCDSLKPSICSCLRGFEPKIIEEWNRGNWTSGCVRSKPLQCERVNNSSELGKDGFLKLGMMKVPDFAQWSRAGSEYECKEFCLRNCSCIAYAYDAGIGCMSWSGKLIDIQKFPRGGKDLYIRVAHSELDKRTDTKTIIIIALTVGTSIIPICVFFSWKRMPKLRARKEKGGEQLWFSRGKARPNFVSDNVHGDNINQANLQELPLFNFEELATATNNFHPTNKLGQGGFGPVYRGKLQNGKEIAVKRLSSASGQGLEELMNEVVVISKLQHRNLVILLGCCAEEDEKMLVYEYMTNKSLDAFLFDPVQQEILDWRKRFNIIEGISRGLLYLHRDSRLRIIHRDLKASNILLDEELNPNISDFGMARIFGGNENQANTTKVVGTYGYMPPEYAMAGRFSEKSDVFSYGVLLLEIVSGRKNTSFYGNEDSISLLGYVWKLWNEDNILALLHTGLYDPCYQREIVKCIHAGLLCVQEFAEDRPTISTVISMLNSEIVDLPAPKQPAYTGRLIASGARSPQNNLNHCSINKVTLTTVEGR; from the exons ATGGAAGACAAGCAGTTTAGTTATGGAGGCAGTGGCACATTACCATTAGCTCTTCTCTTGCTATCTTGCTTTTGTTTGCAATTTGGTAGTGGAGTAGACAGTACTATCACATCGTCTAAATCCATCAAAGATCCTGAAGCTATTATCTCTGATCGTGGGGTTTTCCGATTGGGATTCTTCAGCCTTGCTAATTCCACCAACCGTTACGTGGGGATATGGTACAATCGCATTTCTGTACAAACTGTCATATGGGTagccaacaaaaataaacCTCTAAGGGACTCTTCTGGAATCCTGACGATATTTGAGGATGGAAATCTTGTTCTTTTGAATGGAAAGAAACAAATTCTTTGGTCATCAAATGTCACAAATCCAATTTCGAATGCCAGCGCCCAGCTCCTTGATTCTGGAAACCTTGTCTTGCTAGGTAGCACCTCTCGAACAATCATGTGGGAGAGTTTCAATCATCGTTCTAATACATTAGTGCAAAACGCGAAATTACGTACAGATATAAGACCAGGTGAGAAACTGCGGATAACGTCATGGAAAAGCCCTTCTGATCCATCTGATGGTAACTTCTCTGCCGGTATAGATCCTCTCAACATTCCTGAAGCTTTCATTTGGAACAATAATCGGCCATATTGGAGAAGTGGTCCGTGGAATGGTCAGGTATTTATTGGAGTACCACAAATGTATTCTGTTTATCTTGATGGGTTCAGTCTCATAGATGACAAACAAGGGTCAATTTATATCACTTTTGCTTTTGCTAACCTGTCTTTATCGTATATTCTCTTGGATTCACAAGGAAATTTAGCATTACGAGCTTGGGATGATAAGCAAGGGGACTGGGTGACATTTTGGTCTCTTCCAGAGACCGAGTGTGATGTTTATGGCCAATGTGGGGCATTTGGAAGCTGTGATTCACTCAAACCATCAATTTGCAGTTGTCTAAGAGGGTTTGAACCCAAGATTATAGAGGAATGGAATAGAGGGAATTGGACTAGTGGATGTGTTAGAAGTAAACCATTACAGTGTGAAAGAGTGAACAACAGCAGTGAACTAGGCAAAGATGGGTTTTTAAAGCTGGGGATGATGAAAGTGCCAGATTTTGCACAGTGGTCACGGGCCGGCTCGGAATATGAATGCAAAGAGTTCTGCCTGAGAAATTGTTCCTGTATTGCCTATGCATATGATGCTGGTATCGGTTGTATGTCATGGAGTGGAAAATTAATTGACATACAGAAATTCCCCAGAGGGGGAAAAGATCTTTACATTCGCGTGGCACATTCAGAACTTG ATAAAAGGACAGATACAAAAACAATTATCATCATAGCACTGACAGTAGGAACAAGCATTATACCCATCTGCGTATTTTTCTCATGGAAGCGGATGCCTAAACTCAGAG caaggaaagaaaaaggtggGGAGCAGCTATGGTTCAGTAGAGGAAAGGCACGTCCAAATTTTGTGAGTGATAATGTTCATGGAGACAACATAAATCAAGCTAACCTCCAGGAGCTACCACTTTTCAATTTTGAGGAGCTAGCAACGGCAACAAACAACTTTCATCCTACAAACAAGCTAGGGCAGGGTGGTTTTGGTCCAGTTTACAGG GGAAAATTgcaaaatggaaaggaaataGCAGTAAAGAGATTGTCAAGTGCCTCTGGACAGGGGTTAGAAGAATTAATGAATGAAGTGGTGGTGATCTCTAAACTCCAACATCGCAATCTTGTCATATTACTGGGCTGTTGTGCTGAAGAAGACGAGAAGATGCTGGTATACGAGTATATGACAAACAAAAGCTTGGATGCGTTTCTTTTTG ATCCAGTCCAACAAGAAATCTTAGATTGGAGAAAACGCTTCAACATTATTGAAGGAATTAGTCGAGGCCTTCTTTATCTTCATAGGGATTCTAGGTTACGAATTATTCATAGAGATCTAAAGGCTAGTAACATCTTATTGGATGAAGAGCTGAATCCAAATATTTCAGATTTTGGGATGGCTAGGATTTTTGGGGGCAATGAAAATCAAGCCAATACTACAAAGGTTGTTGGAACCTA TGGCTACATGCCTCCTGAGTATGCAATGGCAGGGCGATTTTCAGAAAAATCTGATGTATTCAGCTACGGAGTCCTGCTACTAGAGATTGTCAGTGGGAGAAAAAACACAAGCTTTTATGGTAATGAAGATTCTATTAGCCTCTTGGGATAT GTATGGAAATTGTGGAATGAAGACAACATATTGGCTTTACTACATACAGGGCTGTATGATCCATGCTATCAGAGGGAAATTGTAAAATGCATACATGCGGGATTGCTGTGCGTGCAAGAATTTGCAGAAGACAGACCAACCATATCTACCGTTATTTCGATGCTTAATAGTGAGATTGTTGATCTTCCAGCTCCAAAACAGCCTGCTTACACCGGCCGACTGATTGCCTCAGGTGCAAGGTCccctcaaaataatctaaaccATTGCTCTATTAACAAGGTGACCCTCACCACTGTTGAAGGCCGATAA